The region GCGGGGATCTTCTCATAACGGGTGACGACGTCTCCGCGCTCAACTTTCTGGTCCTTACCAACGGGACGAGCATAGGAGTAGCCCGATTTGACCCGGGTGACCTGCAGGACTCCCTTAACCTCGTCCAGGGTTCCCAGCACTTCCTTGGTCACCGGATGGATAATTTTCTCCCCCGGCTTGACCACGGTGAACAGATCGCCGACCGAGACCCTATGAGAGGCATCCTTATCGATCAGGTATTCGCCGTCAACCGGCATGATCACGTAGCCGGAGAGGGGCTTAAAATCACGGGCGATCTCGTCGAGCACCGCCGCTGAAGCTGTGGTGACGAGGACAAGGAAGAGCAGGGCTACAGCGAAAACAATACGAAGCACGTTCAAGGCTGAACCTCCTATCTGGATTAATTTAACGCAGAGGCGCAAAGATAAAAACAAGGCGCTGAGTTGATGCCGTGACCAGCTTTGAACCAGTCTTTTACCTTTGCGTCTTTGCGTTAGGGGAGACTTTTCGCCAAGGGGATCATCGACCGATAGTTGTTCAGGGAAGAACCCACTAACGAGTTACTTCGCGACCGGCGACCCGGGCAGCGAGTAAAAAAAGGCCGGGCGCAAGGGCCCGGCCATGAACATAACATAATTTGTCCAGGTTCTACAATCTTAGAACTTCAGGCGGAGACTGGCGTCGGTGACGAACACATCGTCGGAGTCGTCATTGGCGGCCAGAGCGTCCCAGGCGTCGCCGCCGATGAGGTAGCCGGCCTTGATCCCGGCTGTCAGGTTCTTGGTGATCTTGTGAGCGGCGGCCAGAACGATCTCGTGGCCGAGATCCTTGTCGGTCTCGAGGCCGTTCACAACAAGGTCTTCAGCGGTGTTGTGCCAAAAGTAGCCTGCGCCGACGGTAGTCTTATCGTTGAGGTCGAAGTCGGCCTTGACATAGACCATGTTATATCCCTTGTCCTGGATGTAGGGGGATGTGGCGGCGGTGTTGTCATCGGCGAAGCTGTCGAAGATGACCACAGAGCCAACAGGGACATAAACGTCGATGACGTCATAGTTTTCGATGTCGCCATCGGTTGGATCGTCGTCGCCGGAGGCATACATCCATCCGAGGGTGTAGCGGGCCTGGCCGGCCTTGAAAACGCCTTCTGCGTTGAAGAAATAGGCGCTGCGGTCAGCGTCGTTTCTGGTACTGTTGGGCAGGAGCCCGTTTTCGGCATCCACTTCGCCGGTCAGGTAGACGGCGGTTGCACCGTAGAAGAAAGCGCCAGCCTGACCGTCGATGGCGGCGCCGAGCCAGATCTCTTCATCATCAAAGGCAAGCTGTCCTGCATCGTTGTGGCTGTAGAGGGCAAAGAGGTTCAGCTTAGGCAGATCTTTGGCGGTGTACTTGACGTCCACGGCGTAGACGTCGCGGGTGTCTTCCTGTGTGCCGTAAGTATACTCGTTGCGGAACCAGTTGAGGGAGTAGCCCAGATCTCCGCGCTTGGAGGCGAGCTTGACGCCGGCGGCGTTGTCGGACCACACCCACTTGTTGAGGCCGACCGGCTGCAGACCGAGCGTCATGCGGGTGGCAGGGTCGAAAGGGAGCTCGAATTCGGTATAGGCATACTGCAGCTCAATGGTATCCCGACCGTCGCCGCCGAACACAAAACCCTTGTTGAAGGCTCCAGTACTGGCTGAACCATCGCGCTGGCCGTACTTGCTGGCGCCCAGCTCGAGGCCGATGACGCCCTTGACCTTCTTCTCATCGTCGGTGCCGATGAAGTGCAGGCGGTACTTGGCCTCGGCGAAGAACTCGTCGTCGTTATCGCCGTTTTCATCCGTCAGGGTGGCTGTAGGGAAGCCGCCTGAGTTCACGTAGATCGTGGCTTCGTTGGACAGGGAGTTGAGAGAGGTGACGTCCGACTGGGTGGTGTAGCCGAAACGGTTGTTGAAGTCCCCCTGGATCTGAACATCAAACGCCATGGCGGGGGCCGCCACGGCGAGGGCGAGCAGGGTCGCCACGATAATTCTTGCTTTGCTCACTTTTGCCTCCTGAATCGAAATAAAAAAGTTGTGCGATTAGCGGGCCCTAAGCCCGCATCCCGGACTCCACGATAGAGCGCCGGGAGAAGAGATTACTCTCTGGGGGCATCGAATTCGTACCCGCAGGCGGGGCACTTGATTCGGGTGGTCTCTTTTTTGCCCATTCCGGCACAGGCGGAGAGCGACAGAGCAAACATCACCACCAGCACAAAGGAAACCAGTCTTTTCATTCTTTCACCTCCTTCCATTGTAATTAACCATCGGGTCAACATCGAACAGGAATCGTAATATTACAGAAATCACTAAACATTGCACTTACAACAATGATGCCAATTCCTTCGAATTTGGAGATTGCGATATTTATGTGAAACGTATTGTATGGCAAAGGTTTTATTAATTTAATTTTCAACTGCCTTCCTTCACTTCAAATAAATACTGTGGGATCTCCGCCACACTGTTGCTTTTCAGCCACTATCAAATCAGGTGAACGATCGGAAAAATTTACAGGAAGGGACCTCTTTTGCCATGCACGAAATCATGAATTAAAATACCGCCCACGAATACACCCTCATGCGTCATGACGACGATATGAACAGGCGGCTTCGCACAGGCGGTAGATTGTTACCTCCGATTTCATAAATCACTATTTTCACAATGAATCCCCCAGGGACAGATCAGGTAAACATGTTTTCTTTGGGTCAGCTCTCTCCGGTGATTTTTTGGATCTGCTTGATCAGGTCCCGGGCGGACAGAAGGCTGCCGTCCCGGCGGACGTTGAAACTCCCGTCGATGAGGAGCACCCGGGGAATCAGGTAGACATTGTAGGCCTTATGGACGCTGCCGTCGTCCAGAAGGGCAACGAAAGGAACCTGGAGGTCTTCACCTTCAAGGTATTCGCGGACCATCTTTTCGGAATCCTGCAGAAAAACGTCGACTACAACCACGTTTCTGGCAGCCAGGAATTTGCCGGCTTCCTTTATTTCCTCCGTCTGCTGGCGGCAGGTCGGGCACCACGTGGTAGCCAGCTTCAGAAGGATAATCTGCCCCTTATAATCTGAAAGCCGGACCTTTTTTCCTTCAAGTGTTTTGAGCTCGAAATCCGGGGCGGGCGCTCCCGCCTCGATCGCGGCGACGGGGCTGAAGAAAAAAAGAACAATCAAGAAGGATAGGGAAACGGTCAGGAATGGTGCCAACAACCTTTTCATGTGGAACCCTCCAGAAAAAGGTGAAAGACCATGGTGCTTGTCTTTCAGTGTAGGCAATCTCACCCCATCCGTCAATCGATTAAGCGCCGCCCTGTTTTAAAATTCTAACCTAAAGTACAATTCTTCAAAACACCCTGTCAAGGCAAAAAAATGAATCTTTACCGATTCTTGTTCAGTCAGGGAGCTACCGAATTCACCCCATGATGAGCAGTGCTTGATTCATGGGTTTGTCCTGAGGCCTGCGGCCTGCAACGAGCTCTTCTCATTATTCTCCGGACTGGCACAATTCGGTCAGAACCCCCCCGGTGTCCTTCGGATGGAGAAAAGCGATGAGGGTGCCATGGGCTCCGCGGCGAGGGTTTTGATCGATCAATTTTACTCCGGCGGAACGTAGTTCCGAAAGAGCTCCTTTGAGATCGGCCACTTCATAAGCGACATGATGTGTTCCCTCCCCGTTTTTCTCCAGGAATTTGAACACCGGTGAATCAGGCGATGTCGGCTCAAGCAGCTCTATGCGGCTCTCGCCCACGGTCAGAAAAGCGACCCGCACCTTCTGCTCGGCCACTTCCTCGCTCCCTTCATAAGCCATGCCGAGAACGTCCCGGTAAAAAGGGACGGAAGCTTCGATGTTCTTTACGGCAACGCCGATATGGTTGATCTTTTTCGACAGCATGAAACCTCCTCATAAACCTGTTGGGCGTCAAAAGATTTGACAAATAACCTCTTTTTTAATGTCGCTTGAAGACCTCCAGCAGCCGCCTCGCCGCCGCGCTGGGAGTAGTGATGCCCTCGGCCACGGCTTGTTGCACCTGGTTGATCAGCGCCTCAACATTCTTGTCGCGCATGAAGAGGTCCTTTAGATCATCCAACAGCAGAGTCCACATCCAGTCGGTAGC is a window of Desulfuromonas sp. TF DNA encoding:
- a CDS encoding peroxiredoxin family protein codes for the protein MKRLLAPFLTVSLSFLIVLFFFSPVAAIEAGAPAPDFELKTLEGKKVRLSDYKGQIILLKLATTWCPTCRQQTEEIKEAGKFLAARNVVVVDVFLQDSEKMVREYLEGEDLQVPFVALLDDGSVHKAYNVYLIPRVLLIDGSFNVRRDGSLLSARDLIKQIQKITGES
- a CDS encoding alginate export family protein, with the protein product MSKARIIVATLLALAVAAPAMAFDVQIQGDFNNRFGYTTQSDVTSLNSLSNEATIYVNSGGFPTATLTDENGDNDDEFFAEAKYRLHFIGTDDEKKVKGVIGLELGASKYGQRDGSASTGAFNKGFVFGGDGRDTIELQYAYTEFELPFDPATRMTLGLQPVGLNKWVWSDNAAGVKLASKRGDLGYSLNWFRNEYTYGTQEDTRDVYAVDVKYTAKDLPKLNLFALYSHNDAGQLAFDDEEIWLGAAIDGQAGAFFYGATAVYLTGEVDAENGLLPNSTRNDADRSAYFFNAEGVFKAGQARYTLGWMYASGDDDPTDGDIENYDVIDVYVPVGSVVIFDSFADDNTAATSPYIQDKGYNMVYVKADFDLNDKTTVGAGYFWHNTAEDLVVNGLETDKDLGHEIVLAAAHKITKNLTAGIKAGYLIGGDAWDALAANDDSDDVFVTDASLRLKF
- the mce gene encoding methylmalonyl-CoA epimerase; the protein is MSKKINHIGVAVKNIEASVPFYRDVLGMAYEGSEEVAEQKVRVAFLTVGESRIELLEPTSPDSPVFKFLEKNGEGTHHVAYEVADLKGALSELRSAGVKLIDQNPRRGAHGTLIAFLHPKDTGGVLTELCQSGE